In Sander vitreus isolate 19-12246 chromosome 8, sanVit1, whole genome shotgun sequence, the genomic window AAAGTAACACCTACTGTAAGACCTTTAATTGAACACGGAATTGCACATTTGGTGACTGTCATAAGCAGAGTAACATGCGATCACTACACACAAGCAGGTCATATTCAGTTTGaattcctgctgtgtgtgtgagttttccTCTCTAGTTAGTTGTCATCTAAAAGAAGACTTGTACGTTTGTTATTCAGACTATATAATGTTAATCCCTGCATTTTAATTAGATAGAAATCTAAAATGTTCCCTCGAATGACTTTGGGGTTAAACACTGTTTCATCTGACACCAAGTGTTCATGGTTAGCACTGGGGGTACTGTAAAATCACTTATTGGAAGATATTCAACATAAATTTAACCGAAGGAAATGTGATATGTCGTTTTAGCCTGTTAGAAGCTAACGCTGCAGAATACATGAGCAGTAACGTTAGGCTTTAAAACACAACGTTAAAGGTTTACTAACTAATAAAACTCGGTCAGCGAGCTAACCTGTCGGCTGATGCTCACCTGACACAAAATGATGCGTTGTGAACTGTCAATAAATCGCATGAACGTTTGTTTTTCTCACATTGTAGCGTTACACATCTTAAAATAGGACCTAGCTGGTTGCTAATATCAGATAGGACTGACTTTCAACAGATAATAAGAAAGTCAACAAGCAAACTAACGTCAACCCGGCTACTAGCCCGATCAAATACTACTTCTTGATACTTTTGATAGCGGTTGGAACTTTAACTTTTGACTTTGTTGATGCTAAGTTAGCCGCTAAACCTAACAAAACGGTACTCAAAAATAGACAAACATATCGTTCACAGAAACGTAAACCGAATTTAGCAACACAAAGATAACTTACATGACTACTCCGTACTTTGAGGGGCActgatttattaatttaaaagtaCCCAGGCAACTGCTTCGGTCCTGCCCACAACAAGGAAGAAATGCAGGTTTTATCAAACGGGGAACGGCTGGATACAACGGAGTTGCAACTACCGGTTTCAGGCAACTACAAGCTAAAACTTTAGCACGCAGACATCTACTGTAAAAAGGTAAATGTCTCACCTTTTAGCGGTGTGGTGTTTGGAGCCATTTTTCCTGcagctgcattttttttccatccaCTTGCACCGAAGAGACGTCAGTTCCTGTTGAGGTGGTTACACGGAGTTTTGGTTAGACACGGTTGGCTAGCGGTTCTGCTGGCTGGGTCGCTTCACTGAAGATTAAATGGTAAAACATCGCCACCGTGTGGACTAAAGTGCTTAGTGTAGAATTAAACAATGTTTATGTagaatgtaataataataataataataataataataataataataataataataataataatataacagtttatttgtagagcacttttcattgaaaaaaatcaatccCAAAGTGCTACAGGAGATTaaaaaaagggtaaaaacagaagcaaagcaaagaaataaagatatataataacacacaaaaaagattgTACACAAGAGTTCAGGATAAGTTCAGCATATTTTATGCAACACTACAACACCaccagtgatggaagaagtactcagaagtagcaataccacaatgcAGAAGTCTGTAGCATCACTAATGTTGCAGCTGCtgaaggtggagctaatttaaaCTACTTTGTATACTATTGGGTAGCTTCCTATAATAATACTTCATTAATTATTAGtcgatttttattttgtattattaatttgAATCTGTAAAgttactaaagctttaaaataaatgtagtggagtaaaaagtgctATATTGGCTtccataaaatgaaaatactaaagtacctcaaaattataCAAAAGCACAGTACTTGAGTTACTGTACTcggttacatttcaccactgaaAACCACCTTAAAGGCGTACTcatggaactacagctcgcgcgtCCCCGCgactgtagttccaatgagacaacctgtaggggactgaagagggaaaagttacatagtatgccatTAAAATGCAGTTTATTTTATTAGTGATAACAACCCCAATTCATAGACAATAATATAACAATGACAGGGGCCACTTTGCTGCATGAGTACTTATATGTGATATTCTGAGTACATTTTGATGATAGTACTTTTGCTTAtgtaacatttttattgcatgacttttacttgtaacagaataGTTTTGACATTCTGTATACTTTTTTCACCACTAGTAAAATGGGCTCTGTGTGGGTGGCTACTGTATATATGCAATCTGAAAGTCAGGGTTCATTTAGCACTTATTTATCAGACAAACTAATATGTTCGGCTTTTACCATTTAAAGCATTCATTTATGTGTAATGTAATAATCATTTTTCTGATGtattattgatttttttgtttctcttgtaAACATTTTTCACTAGAGATCACACTTTACCCACAATTACTGTATACTGCTACAGTACTGTTTACATgatctttacattacattaagttTGTAACCAGCCATAATAATTGTTATAAAAAGTAGCACAAAATGTATCAATgtcaaaaatatgaaataaaaataaaataataattcataCAAAATAACAAAGATGTCCCGCGCTATGGATATAAACACATCtgtatgttttgtgtattttaagtAAAATGGTAATGGCAACTTTCATACAAATTATGTATACATGATaatactaagtacatttactcaagcactgcACTTATCTACAGTTTGGAAGTATTTACTATTTCAGGGGAATAttttaggctacttttactCTTTACTCTACACAGTCATGCATCCGTAATAATCATGATAATTTAGATCTGAatactacggtggccctgaagtgcaaatcacaacagcaaatagaaaagcgcaacagcaaatcataaaacacaacagcaaataggaaaacacgacaacaaataggaaaacacttcagtaaatcataaaacacaacggcaaataggaaaacacgacagcaaatatgaaaacacgacagcaaatatgaaaacacgacagcaaatatgaaaacacaacaacaaataggaaaacacttcagtaaatcataaaacacaacggaaaatatgaaaacacgacagcaaataggaaagcacgacagcaaataggaaaacacgacagcaaacatgaaaacacgacagcaaacaggaagacacgacagcaaacaggaaaacacgtcagcaaatatgaaaacacgacagcaaatatgaaaacacgacagcaaataggaaaacacttcaacaaatcataaaacacaacggcattaacttctactggaaaaggtagggcctatctagcagaggacggaccctcctgattggacagacagttttcatatttgttgtcatgttttcctatttgttgttgtgttttcctatttgctgtcgtgttttcatatttgttgtcgtgttttcatatttgctgtcgtgttttcgtgttttcatatttgccgtcgtgtttttgtatttgctgtcgtgttttcatatttgctgtcgtgttttcatatttgctgtcgtgttttcctatttgccgttgtgttttatgatttgttgaagtgttttcattttgCTGTCGTGctttcctattttctgtcgtgttttcctatttgccgttgtgttttcctatttgccgttgtgttttcctatttggcgttgtgttttatgatttgctgttacgtttttctatttgttgttgtgatttgcacttcagggccaccgtagaatACTTATCCCACCACTGTTAGTaccttgtgtatgttttgtaCAAACATAGCCTACTCAAACCATGTACAGAAAGACTGTACAAAATATATGTTATTGAAAATGTATATGGAAGGTATCATAATGATAATCGAGACTAaacgcacacacaacacacgtgTGTGCATTTTTAAATATAGGTTTTGATACTGGCTTTTGGACAACCTAAAAAATAGTTTCTCTAGCATTATAGTCTGGTGCACGCACTAATTTTGGCCAACATCACCAAGGGAATCACAACAATCCCATTGAAATGATAAGTATTTTCCATCTCAGTTCATTTAATTTGCACTGGACCTTTGCTGTCGTGTACAAGTATATAATTAGGTATGTGTAATCCAgttttaaaatatgaataagGTTTTTCCATCAAACACTAACTCCGCCCTCAGGGTTCATGAACGCCACGTACAGTTTGGCTCAACGCACCTTAAGCCACGGGTTGAGAGTTTGATACACTTTGACTTACAGGTCGAGCGCCCAATCAGCTCTCAACGCGACTGTTTTACAGAGAAAGTATACttttctgtccaatcaggagcgTCAAAGGCGGGGCGTTGCCATGGTGAtcgcaaccttttttttttctgtaggtTGTAGGTTGTATTGGCGGTAGATGACAGCTGTAAACAAGCTCTAATGAAGCTCAGGCACTTTGAGGAGAACTAAACGGTTAAAGCGCGTGAAGAGTAAAAAAAGGAAGAGCTCAAAGTAAGTGTCACTTTACAAGTAAATGGTATTTTACATGAAATGTAATTCATCATTGCAATTTACTTCATATGCTAAGGCTTGTTTTGTAGCTTTTCTACAGCTATGGGATAATGAATTAACTAGCAACCATCTTCTCTAAACAACTTGTTCCTTAAATGATACCGTTAGCTTGTGTGTTTATCATGTGAGTCGACACTCTTTCAATGTATAAGGCTATGATAGATGAACTGTTTTAAAGTAAGTTCGCTGCGTATTTATCCACTAAACACGTGTGCTGCACAGTCTTTTGCTCGTTGCATTTGTAACTTGCGTAACCTGATCCCATATTGTCTACAGGTTAAGTTATACCACTTTTGCAATGCTTGGGAAACTGAGGGTGTTGTCTCTTGTAATGAGCATCTGCCCACACTGTACTCGTTAGACACTGGACACTTAGCTACATGTTGGCCTAAGAACATTTTCAGtacaatttataaaaaaattaaaaaaaaattaaaaaaaataaaaataaaaaaaatccatgagCGACGTACCATTTTCATGTCACATCTCAAAATGATGATTTGCCCAAATAAAAcctatttttcttcatttatgtAACCTACCAGATGGTGAAGGGTACATCCTTGGTCCATTGTGGGCTGATTCTGCTGAGTTTGTGGCTGTGTATCCAGTCAGTGCCTATCAGTGTGGACAAGACCAAGGAGAAGCCTCAGGTGGAGGAACTGGAGTCACCACAGAGTGCTGTGAGTCAGATGGGCAGTGTCATATATGGCAATATCACATTTAAATCTGGGTGTTACAGCTAAttacaccaaaataaaaagtcattagTCATTCAAAGGAGGGATTTATTTGGGCTTACAATGTCCCGGGAAGTGCTATTTCACATAGAAAGTACACTTACTTGTGCGTAAAAGGTTGAAAATTACATTCAGTGTATTTTGTAGTATTTTCTCAAAACAAATAAGAGCAATATCAGGTAAAATTAGGTGCCAACGTTCATTAGCAAGACTTAAGTGACACAAAAGCTTTCCATAATGGCCCGAAGTCAAGTTAGATATTAACAAGTTAAATATAACTCTATTCAACAAACACTGATGACTGCTTTGGACTTTTGCTTCAGGAGACTGGGCTGCACTATGACCGCTACCTCAGGGAAGTCATTGAGTACCTCGAGAAAGACCCCCACTTTAAAGAAAAGCTAAAAAATGCCAACATGGATGACATCAAGGTTCGTCTGCACATTCACTAAACATGCCATTATTTTGCAAGCTCTTTGTTGACATGAACACTTTGTATTGAACTGTGGCATGTTGATTTTCTGCCTGCAGCAAGGCAAACTTTCCAAAGAGCTGGACTTTGTCCACCACAATTTTCGGACTAAGCTGGACGAGCtgaagagggaggagatgaaCAGGCTGCGGATGCTCATCAAAGTCAAACATGACATCCAGGGGGGGAATGGTAAGTATCCTGCATGTCTTGCTGacagggtccaaaattagcaccatctactagccaaatgctggtaaaatatgcaagtggctggtagctttgcttcactcaccagccaaaaattAATGTTCATCtataagtggctggtaaaatttgaacattcactagccatttggctggtggacaaaaaaaaaagtaaattttggaCCCTGCTTGCTGATGTGTCAATTGCACAATTGTGCTTCTTGAAGTTGCACAATACGTTTTGTAAAAGTATACACATCAGCAGTTGGGTCATACATGATGTGGCTCTTAGACACCGGAAGACGATGTAATACAGCTAACAGTGACTTCTAGTGGCCAGTGTaagttgtgttgctgtgtgaaaGGTTCTATAAAATTAGATTAAGTGTAGTCAAAGACCAGAAGTACAGGTTGAAGTCACATCACCCTTTTAAAAACATGACCAGAGACATCATGCAAGATGGTAAAAGTTAGACAGGATGTGTAGAAACATTTTAGAGGTGGTGTCATATCAAATACAAACCCAGAAACCCAGAAATGCATTTACATGTATTTACTCTTACTTAACTTATCCAATGTAATTTTGGGCTGAAGTAAATTAAGCCAgtgctagcctggctctatgTCAGTTATATGATGAACAACAACTGGAGCACGAAATATCTTTGGAAAGCACATGGGTAAGAGTAAGCAACAAGTTAGTTTATTGAATGACACAAGCTCTGTCTTTACTGCTTGCTATCTAAAATAAGTAAAAGATCTGTTTCACATTTTATGTGCCTACAACTGCAAAATACTTCATCTAATTGCTTTACAGTTAAACAGAACTTTTAATTATTCCCTTCCTTGCAGGCCGAACAGTGGACCACCAGGCCCTGCTGAAACAGTTTGATCACCTCAATCACCTGAACCCCAACACTTTTGAGGTGGACGACCTGGACCGCCTCATCCAATCGGTACAGGCACTGATGAAAAAACACCTGAACACGGTTCACTAAATAGATCTTTACTGTAGCAGatctgacttcttttttttttttttatgaagaatCTTTACTCAGCTGCTGTAGTTCTGGCTCCTCATTAATAGAAAAGTTGACTAAGAAGGTGAAAATTCATCCACTGATAAAATAACATAGCAACTCAAAAGAgaacaggtgttttttttttttttttttttttttttgttggcagTGTAAGCAGCAAACACAGCCAAAATAAAGAATGACTCGTCTCAGAGGAATAACTGTTATTGCCCCAGAGCATATTGACTGATCAAGTAGCACAAATAGCTGGAAGTTGTAGCACAACCTCCCACATATACACGTGGCagccacacacactcaggttATCTTGGATACAGATCTCTTAGACCCTTAGAAGGATGAGATGATTTATAAGCTTATACTGACCATGTTCCTCTACACTGTTAGTGTGTACTACCGTGCTGCTGCTTATATGTAACTGCATCACAGTCACACCTGTAATCACAATAAAGAACACCTTGCCTCATAGTATTACTATAATAAGGATGGATCAGCGTAAAGAAAATTACAGGCTTCAAAGAGTGAGCTGTGATTCTTAGGACTGCTCACATTTCAGCTTTATTAACCAGTCCGGTAATTTATAGATTTTAGATGTAATAACTTCGAAGCATTCACAGCTTTATGTCCTTTGACGGAGAGAGAGCAACATGTTTCCTGtgaacagtcagtcagtctgacttTTATTTGAAACTCAACTATCTGTGTACCAGTCGAGCACCGGCAGGGCTGTAGAATAAATAATTACCTGTGAGTTCCTCTAACACAAATCAGTCCAAAACAACAGTGTCAGAGTTACAGGAATCGCCAGTCTATCCAAGACATAAAGAACTCTCAGTCTTAACACCCAGGCTATTGCTGCTGCTGAGTGGCTTTGTATGGCAGAACAGGGGTGTATTTGTACATGATCAGCTCCCATTTAGACACTGCATATATATACCATTTGTGTAATTTGCACTGCATGAGCTAATCACAAGGATGATGTTGTATTGATCCTGCCTGGAAAATTACTTCATTAAATGCCATGTACCCTGGGTGAGCAATAAAACTGATATTCATTCAGCCATGCAGTTTGCTTTATCGTGCCCAGGACAACTCTGATTACACCAATTGTGTTGAAATCAATTCCAGAAAAGTGAGTGTAACAGTATAAACTGTACAATCCAGGTGTGAATTTCCCCCCTCTCAACTTTTTGTTCCTCTTTGTAGGCGACCAAAGACCTGGAGAACTTTGACAAGAACCGCCACGACGAGTTCAAGAGGTATGAGATGATGAAGGAGCATGAGAGGAGGGAACGTCTGAAGACCATGAATGAGGAGGTTCGCAAGACGGAGGCGCAGCACTACGAGGAGATGAAAAAGAAACACGCTGACCATCCCAAAGTGAACCACCCTGTAAGACTCCTGCTGTTCATTGATGCAAATAGAGATTACAGTTTATTTCGAAAAGTAGCAGTAGGAAGAATTCTTATTACTTTCACTAGTTATGAGTTGATTATTTAAATTTTATGGACGTTTTAggaaacgttttgaaattaagtacaaataaaaacaggagtCAGTTGAGCAGGTTTTAATTGAATGGTCATGGGAtggttgataaaaaaaacaaactacaaaatacaaatttaaaGAAGGAGAAAACTGtgaaatgatgtgtgtgtgtgtgtgtgtgtgtgtgtgtgtgtgtgtgtgtgtgtgtgtgtgtgtgtgtgtgtgtgtgtgtgtgtgtgtgtgtgtgtgtgtgtagggcagTGAAGACCAGCTGAAGGAGGTGTGGCAGGAGTCAGACGGTTTGGACCCAGAGAACTTTGATCCCAAGACCTTTTTCAAAATCCATGGTAACCAAAGACAAAATATGTGTCTGCCAAGAACTCTTATCTTTTACTCTTATCTATCATAAATAAACAGCCAGTTCTGAATCTAGCATTGAATTGGGATTCTACAATCTAGTGAGTCTTCCCTTGACAAAAAGGACCATTGTTGCTGAGTTTGTTCATAGTCCAGTGATACAATGAGCACCATATAACCACACTGTTGACATAATAGTAATCTGATATGCCTGTGACTACACTATGTATGGATGAAATCATGTGTTCATTGCagtcatgtgttttgtgttgcagACAGCAACGGAGATGGCTTCTTCGATGAGAATGAACTTGAGGCTCTTTTCACTAAAGAGGTATTCATGTTAATGAGTGTTTTGCTAACTGCCCTGGTTCTGCACGTTTTAGGATAATGTAATATATAACGAAGAAGCCTTTGAGGTTAAATTTGCATCGGTGTGTGTCTTCAAGCTGGAGAAGGTGTACAACCCCAAAAATGAAGAAGACGACATGGTtgagatggaggaagagagacTGCGAATGAGAGAGCATGTTATGAATGAGGTGAGCCACCACAATAACACATCAGGCTCCCCCATGTCTGTTATTGATACATTAATGATCAGGCCCCACAAATGATACAGGCATCCTTTGATTGCCATCAGCAAAATGATTCAGACTATGATTCTATTGTAAGTTTGACTATTTAGCACCAAAACATAAGTATAATGTGCAATGTACAATAACAAGTAATACCCCTATATGTTTTGTCTAAAGTGCAGCATTGGTATTTGAAAGATTATGTTTTCAGTTATATCCCCCCTATTTGATGAATcagtccattttttttaaacactaaatTACATTATCTGTCCAAGCAGTGTCAAAATCAGGACAGTAGTGTGTCAGATATCACTCAAATTGTCATTTATGGAGAAATGAACACTTTTACAaattagaggtgttgaaattaatcaaataatcgatgcatcgaatcgtggacgtggacgatgctgcatcgataatcggccgggccataatcgattatttctgtttacatattctgttatgttttgcacattcaggaagtgccacgtgctcagtgctgtagttttatgtatccaatttatttagtattagagcgctgcagaatgttttgtttttgaagcttgaaaagctatgaattaaatatcctatatggctttaatagaaaaatgtatttgacgcatcgtgatgcattgagatgcatcgagatatcaaatcgctgacatgatagcctaatcgtaatcgaatcgggagatcagtgaagattcacacctctattaCAAATGGTACGCAAACTCAAAGCTTTCCTTTGGCCAACAATTAATCTCGTAGACCATGTATTGAACTCACGTTGATTAAAGCAGATTCATTTGTTGATGTTCAGGTGGACACCAATAAAGACAGACTTGTGTCAATGGGCGAGTTCATTGCTGCCACTAAGAAGGAGGAGTTCTTGGAAAAAGACGAGTGGGAGGTAAGAGCTAGATTTTATAGAAATGTCTGATAGGTGCAGACAGGAATGTGAGGTTTCTCTTGAGAAGATGATGTTTACCAGGCTTGTGCAAAATTCAGGATTTCAGAATTGGCCTCCATTCAGTTCATGAATtggaatttgaattgaattgactcTGCCCCACAGGaagttgaatttgaatttgaatgacaGGAAGTGGAATTAAATTCATGGCAATTCAAAGAAATTCCACACAGTCGCACAACAGAAAGAATGTGTTGA contains:
- the LOC144521913 gene encoding nucleobindin-2-like, giving the protein MVKGTSLVHCGLILLSLWLCIQSVPISVDKTKEKPQVEELESPQSAETGLHYDRYLREVIEYLEKDPHFKEKLKNANMDDIKQGKLSKELDFVHHNFRTKLDELKREEMNRLRMLIKVKHDIQGGNGRTVDHQALLKQFDHLNHLNPNTFEVDDLDRLIQSATKDLENFDKNRHDEFKRYEMMKEHERRERLKTMNEEVRKTEAQHYEEMKKKHADHPKVNHPGSEDQLKEVWQESDGLDPENFDPKTFFKIHDSNGDGFFDENELEALFTKELEKVYNPKNEEDDMVEMEEERLRMREHVMNEVDTNKDRLVSMGEFIAATKKEEFLEKDEWETLEQKPLYTEEELREYEQHLVNEELDINQKSVELQKQREELERKQEELNAQKIGLQQAVEEMERIKTETKQPGAAVAGGEPAPFVPGNNQPVPPGHQQPDVPVPGHS